The Rubrobacter naiadicus DNA segment GAGGTGTCGTTCTGACGGTTGAGCTGAGAAGTACCGAGGTCTTCGCGCTGACGAAGACGCTCGTGCGGTACCGCTCCTACTCACCCGCGGGAGCCCAGTCGGTCATGGAGTTCATCGGGGGCTGGTTCGAGGCGCGGGGGTTCGAACCGATGCGGTACCCGGGGGCCGGGCCGGACGGCGGGTTGACTTCTCTGGCCGTGCGGATAGGCTCGGGGAGCCCACACATCCTGCTGCACGGGCACGCGGACGTGGTCCCGGCCGAGGAGAAGCAGTTCGAGCCCTACGAGAAGGGCGGCGAACTGCACGGACGGGGCACCTACGACATGAAGGGTGCTCTGGCCGCGATGATGTACGCCCTCGAAGACCTGAACGAGCTGGGATGCCCCGCGACGGTCGACCTCCTGGTGGTGCCCGACGAAGAAAAGGACTACGGCGGACCGAGCGGGGCGGAGATCCTGATCGAGAACGGACACGTAGGGGACTTCATCATCACCGGAGAGCCGACGGACTTCCGGATCGGGACGCAGGCCAAAGGGGTTCTGGACCTCAGGATAACTCTCTTCGGCAAGAGCGCGCACGGCTCCAGGCCCTGGCTCGGCAAGAACGCGGTGCTGCTCGCCGCCGAACACTACCGCAGGGTGACCGAGCTGCCTTTCACCAGAGAGCGCAGCGAGCTCTTCCCCTACCCGAGCATAAACCTCGCCAGGATCATAGGCGGAGACGTGATAAACCGCGTCCCCGACCGATGTACCTACGACCTCGACATCCGCTACCTCCCCGAGCAGGACCCGCAGGAGATCGTGCGCCAGATCCGTTCGATAGACCTGCCCGCCCGGGTCGAGGTACTCTTCTCGCGCGAGCCCACCTACGTCTCGCGCGGCAACCCATTCGTGCGCGCCCTGCGCGAGGTCGTCACCCGCCACTACCGCGCCAACCCGGTGAGCGTCGGACGACACGGCGCTTCGGATATCGTGTACTTCCAACGCGCCGGCGTCCCCGGCGTCGAGTTCGGCCCGATCGGAGGCGGCCACCACGGCCCCGACGAGTACGTCGTCTCCAGCTCCCTGGAGACCTACCGTCAGATGCTCGTCCAGTTCGTTCAGATCCTCGGAAAGCAACCAAAGTATCCATAAACTGAGCTTTTGCTACGATTAGTATCCACTTGAAAGTTGATTGTTTCACAGGTATATTCAGAACAGTTCCGAGGGCAGAAAGGGGTTGTGTGGCGTTAGCGCTGGTACAGCAGCAGATGTCCTACGGGGTGCTGTATCTGTACGTGGGGCTGTTCATGCTGCTGGTGGCGGGTTTCGTGGCGGTGGTTCTGATGGTGGCGCGGCTCATCTCGCCCAGCCGACGCTCGAAGGCGAAGAGCAACGTCTACGAGACGGGTGAGTTGAGCGTGACGGACCCGTGGAGGCCGTTCCCGGTGCGCTACTACGTCTTCGCGCTGCTCTTTCTGATCTTCGACGTCGAGACGGCGTTTCTGTATCCGTGGGCGGTGATCTACCGGACGCTGGGCGTCTACGGGTTCGTGGAGATGGTCGTGTTCGTGGTGATCCTCGCCGCCGGGCTGGTGTATGCCTGGAAGAAGGGGGCCCTCAAGTGGGTGTGATGCAGCAGTTCGAGGAACCCAACATCCTTACTACTACGACCGACAGGCTCTTCAACTGGGCGCGCAAGAACTCGCTTTGGCCGCTCCAGTTCGGGCTCGCCTGTTGTGCGATAGAGATGATGTCCACGGGGATGGCGCACAACGACCTCGACCGCTTCGGGGCCGGGTTCTTCGTGGCGTCTCCGCGGCAGGCTGACGTGATGATCGTCTCGGGCACCGTCTCGACCAAGATGGCCGAGCGGATGACGAGGCTCTACGAGCAGATGGCCGAGCCCAAGTGGGTGATAGCGATGGGGGCCTGCGCGATAAGCGGCGGGCCTTTTCTGGAGGGCTATTCGGTCTTGATGGGGGCGGACCGGGTGATCCCGGTGGACGTGTACGTACCGGGGTGTCCGCCGCGGCCCGAGGCGCTCATCTTCGGGATCATGACGCTGCAGAAGAAGATAGAGCGCGAGCGGCAGGTGGGCTACGAGAAGAAACCGCGTCCGGCGCTGGTGGACGAGGAGGGCAACGTCATGGAGTACCTCCCCGAGCGTGAGTACAGGAACATCAGCGAGGGCAAGGCGGCGCGGCTTCCCGGGATAAGGCCGCTCAAGCGCACCTACGTCTTCGAGCGCAAAGGGATGCCGCCGAAGAGCATGACGGACGTGGGTTGGATCCCTCCGGAGGCGAAGAAGAAGCTCCGGGCGCAGGAGAAGGCGCGCAAAGCGGCGGACCAGGGGAAGGATGCGCCGGCTGGCGATGGGGAGGGAGCCTGAAGATGACCGTAAGTCTGCCGGAGGGTGATCTGCAGGAGAGGCTCGAACGCTACCTGGAGGGTTTTCGGGAGCACGCGGAGCTCCAGGAGAGCGGGATCGAAGAGGACGTGGTCAGGGTTGTGGTCGAGCCCGAGCTGGTTCCGCGGGTGCTCACGGTGGCGCGGGATGTGCTTGGGATAATGCATCTCTCGTTCATCACGGTCGTGGACCGGCGGGGGCACTTCGATCTCACCTACGAGCTCCTCGATCTGCGCGGAGGGCGTGTTCGGGTCAAGACCACGCTCGAAGGTGAGGAGCCGGTCATAGAGAGCGTCACCGGCATCTATCCCACCGCCAACTGGCACGAGCGGGAGGCCTACGACATGTTCGGGATAGCCTTCAGGGGGCACCCGGACCTTAGGAGGGTCTACACCTGGCAGGACCACTTCGACCACCACCCGTTGCTGAAGAGCTTCGAGATAAGCACCAAACGCACTTTCGAGGGGTTGCGATAATGCTGAAGGAAGAAGAGAGGCGCCGCGCGGAGACCGTCGTCCCGGGTGGTCGGGAGAGCGGCAGGCTCGCCCGGCCGGACATCAGGGACGAGTTCGGGCTCGAGACGATGGACATGAACATGGGCCCGCAGCATCCCTCGATGCACGGGCTATTGCGGCTCGTACTCGAACTCGACGGTGAGACGGTGGTGCGGTGCGACCCGGTGATGGGTTATCTGCACCGTTGCCAGGAGAAGATAGCCGAGAACAGGCTCTACCCGGCGGTCATCCCGCTCACCGACAGGCTGGATTATCTGGCCAACATCCACAACGAGCACGGCTACTGCATGGCGGTGGAGGATCTCATGGACGTCGAGGTCCCGCCGCGGGCCGAGGCGATAAGGGTCCTCATGAGCGAGCTGATGCGGCTCGCGAGCCACATCCCCTCGATAGGGTTCCTGCTGCTCGAGCTGGGGGCATTCAGCCCGATACTGTATGCCTTCCGCGAGCGGGAGCGCATACAGGACATCTTCGAGGCGATAACCGGGGCCCGGATGATGTTCCACTACATCCGCATCGGGGGTGTGAAGGCAGATCTCCCCGAGGGGATGGAAGAGAGGATCTGGAACTACATCGAGAGCCTCGAAGCGAGCTTCAAGCGCGACTTCATAGACCTGATAGAGGGGAACGAGATCTTCGTCGCCCGCACGAGGGGGGTGGGCAAGCTCACCCAGCAGAAGGCGCTTGAGATCGGGCTCACCGGTCCGCCCCTGCGGTGCACCGGCGTCGACTTCGACGTACGGCGCGACTATCCCTACAGCTGGTATCCGAACGTAGAGTTCGACGTCGTGACGGACGAGGCCGGGGACGTCGAGGCCTCCTACCGGGTGCGGGTCAAGGAGTGCTACCAGAGCATGAGGATCATCAAGCAGGTCCTCGAGAAGATGCCCGAGGGGGAGGTCATGGCCGACCTCGGGCGGAGGCTCAGGCCACCGGAGGGCGAGGGCTTCGGGCGGGTGGAAGGTCCGCGCGGGGAGTTCGCCGTGCACGTCGTCTCCGACGGCACCGACGTTCCCTACCGGGTGCACTACCGCGACCCGAGCTTCGTCAACATGCAGATGCTGCAGGAGATCGTGCCGGGGCACTACCTGCCGGACATCATGCCGATAATGGGGCTCATCGACCCGGTCTCCGGGGGATGGGACAAGTAGGATGGGCGCCTTCGTGAACGCGCTCGACCAGGAGCCCTGGCGGTTCATCATCTCGTTCCTCGTGATCGTCGTGCTCACGCTCAACACCGCCGCGATCCTCACGCTCGCCGAGCGCAAGGTGGCGGGTTACATCCAGCTCCGCTACGGGCCCAACCGCACGGGGTTCCGGGGAATCCTGCAGCCCGCGGCGGACGTGATAAAGCTGTTCGTCAAGGAGAACGTCGCACCCGGGAAGGCGGACCGCTGGGTGTTCCTCGCCGCTCCCATAGCGATGTTCGTCCCGGCGGCCGTGATCTGGATGGTGGTCCCCTTCGCGCCGAAGGCGGTGGTCACGAACCTGAACATAGGGCTTCTGTTCGTGGTCTCGACCACCTCCATCGGGGCTCTCGGGGTGATAATGGCCGGTTACGGGAGCCACTCCAACTTCTCGCTGCTCGGGGCGCTCAGGGGAGCGGCGCAGATGATCTCCTACGAGGTGCCGCTCATCCTCAGCCTGCTCGGGACGATAATCCTCACCGGCAGCCTCTCGCTCTCCGACGTCGTGGACAAACAGGCCGGAGGATTCTGGCACTGGTACATCTGGTCGCAGCTGCCGATGTTCGCGGTCTTCTACATCGCTTCGATCGCGGAGGTCAAGCGGGTGCCCTTCGACCTGCCGGAGGGGGAGAGCGAGATCGTGGGCGGCTACCAGATAGAGTATTCCGGGATGACTTGGGCCATGATCCAGGCCTCCGAGTTCGCCTCGATGGGGCTGATGTCCGCGATCACGGTGACGCTCTTCCTCGGTGGGTGGCAGCCGCCGTTCGAGTTTCTGGACCTGGGGAACTTCGACTGGATCTGGTTCGGGCTCAAGACCGCTCTGGTCATGTTCACGCTGCAGTGGGTCCGCTGGAGCGTGCCCCGT contains these protein-coding regions:
- a CDS encoding NADH-quinone oxidoreductase subunit A, yielding MALALVQQQMSYGVLYLYVGLFMLLVAGFVAVVLMVARLISPSRRSKAKSNVYETGELSVTDPWRPFPVRYYVFALLFLIFDVETAFLYPWAVIYRTLGVYGFVEMVVFVVILAAGLVYAWKKGALKWV
- a CDS encoding M20 family metallopeptidase, producing the protein MRYRSYSPAGAQSVMEFIGGWFEARGFEPMRYPGAGPDGGLTSLAVRIGSGSPHILLHGHADVVPAEEKQFEPYEKGGELHGRGTYDMKGALAAMMYALEDLNELGCPATVDLLVVPDEEKDYGGPSGAEILIENGHVGDFIITGEPTDFRIGTQAKGVLDLRITLFGKSAHGSRPWLGKNAVLLAAEHYRRVTELPFTRERSELFPYPSINLARIIGGDVINRVPDRCTYDLDIRYLPEQDPQEIVRQIRSIDLPARVEVLFSREPTYVSRGNPFVRALREVVTRHYRANPVSVGRHGASDIVYFQRAGVPGVEFGPIGGGHHGPDEYVVSSSLETYRQMLVQFVQILGKQPKYP
- a CDS encoding NADH-quinone oxidoreductase subunit NuoB; amino-acid sequence: MQQFEEPNILTTTTDRLFNWARKNSLWPLQFGLACCAIEMMSTGMAHNDLDRFGAGFFVASPRQADVMIVSGTVSTKMAERMTRLYEQMAEPKWVIAMGACAISGGPFLEGYSVLMGADRVIPVDVYVPGCPPRPEALIFGIMTLQKKIERERQVGYEKKPRPALVDEEGNVMEYLPEREYRNISEGKAARLPGIRPLKRTYVFERKGMPPKSMTDVGWIPPEAKKKLRAQEKARKAADQGKDAPAGDGEGA
- the nuoH gene encoding NADH-quinone oxidoreductase subunit NuoH, whose protein sequence is MGAFVNALDQEPWRFIISFLVIVVLTLNTAAILTLAERKVAGYIQLRYGPNRTGFRGILQPAADVIKLFVKENVAPGKADRWVFLAAPIAMFVPAAVIWMVVPFAPKAVVTNLNIGLLFVVSTTSIGALGVIMAGYGSHSNFSLLGALRGAAQMISYEVPLILSLLGTIILTGSLSLSDVVDKQAGGFWHWYIWSQLPMFAVFYIASIAEVKRVPFDLPEGESEIVGGYQIEYSGMTWAMIQASEFASMGLMSAITVTLFLGGWQPPFEFLDLGNFDWIWFGLKTALVMFTLQWVRWSVPRFRMDQLMDLGWKVLVPLSLVWLLVTAAGTLIVG
- a CDS encoding NADH-quinone oxidoreductase subunit D; the protein is MLKEEERRRAETVVPGGRESGRLARPDIRDEFGLETMDMNMGPQHPSMHGLLRLVLELDGETVVRCDPVMGYLHRCQEKIAENRLYPAVIPLTDRLDYLANIHNEHGYCMAVEDLMDVEVPPRAEAIRVLMSELMRLASHIPSIGFLLLELGAFSPILYAFRERERIQDIFEAITGARMMFHYIRIGGVKADLPEGMEERIWNYIESLEASFKRDFIDLIEGNEIFVARTRGVGKLTQQKALEIGLTGPPLRCTGVDFDVRRDYPYSWYPNVEFDVVTDEAGDVEASYRVRVKECYQSMRIIKQVLEKMPEGEVMADLGRRLRPPEGEGFGRVEGPRGEFAVHVVSDGTDVPYRVHYRDPSFVNMQMLQEIVPGHYLPDIMPIMGLIDPVSGGWDK
- a CDS encoding NADH-quinone oxidoreductase subunit C, whose protein sequence is MTVSLPEGDLQERLERYLEGFREHAELQESGIEEDVVRVVVEPELVPRVLTVARDVLGIMHLSFITVVDRRGHFDLTYELLDLRGGRVRVKTTLEGEEPVIESVTGIYPTANWHEREAYDMFGIAFRGHPDLRRVYTWQDHFDHHPLLKSFEISTKRTFEGLR